In a genomic window of Variovorax paradoxus:
- a CDS encoding branched-chain amino acid ABC transporter permease: MTTPATPSFVAVERATAASRGALAVGIALVLVAASLPFWGESSWMREFVEIACYFIFAMMWNLLAGYGGMVSIGQQAFFGFGGYAMLVLGNFAGLNPFVAIPLGALAAGLVAIPVSFLAFRLSGGYFAIGTWVIAEVFRLSFANVSAVGGGSGTTLTALRGIDKATRESVTYWMVLGCVVAAVALVYLFLRSKRGLALLAIRDNEVAAESQGVPVARMKLAVYGVAAFGAGLAGALYFVGNLRISPDAAFSVNWSAFAIFMVVIGGIGRIEGPLVGALVFWALNKFLSDYGTWYLLGLGLLAIVTTLFFKQGLWGFAQQRWGWSLFPTQRRLVAGKP; the protein is encoded by the coding sequence ATGACGACCCCCGCCACCCCTTCCTTCGTCGCGGTCGAACGCGCCACCGCCGCGAGCCGCGGCGCGCTCGCCGTCGGCATCGCGCTGGTCCTCGTCGCCGCCAGCCTGCCCTTCTGGGGCGAGTCGAGCTGGATGCGCGAGTTCGTCGAGATCGCCTGCTACTTCATTTTCGCGATGATGTGGAACCTGCTCGCGGGCTATGGCGGCATGGTCAGCATCGGGCAGCAGGCCTTCTTCGGCTTCGGCGGCTACGCGATGCTGGTGCTCGGCAACTTCGCGGGGCTCAACCCCTTCGTCGCCATCCCCCTCGGCGCGCTGGCCGCGGGGCTGGTCGCGATACCGGTCTCCTTCCTCGCGTTCCGGCTCTCGGGCGGCTACTTCGCGATCGGCACCTGGGTCATCGCCGAGGTGTTCCGCCTGAGCTTCGCCAACGTGTCGGCGGTGGGCGGCGGCTCGGGCACCACGCTGACGGCGCTGCGCGGCATCGACAAGGCCACGCGCGAGAGCGTCACCTACTGGATGGTGCTGGGCTGCGTGGTGGCGGCGGTGGCGCTGGTCTACCTGTTCCTGCGCAGCAAGCGCGGCCTCGCGCTGCTGGCGATCCGCGACAACGAGGTGGCGGCCGAGTCGCAGGGCGTGCCGGTGGCGCGCATGAAGCTCGCGGTGTACGGCGTCGCGGCCTTCGGCGCGGGGCTCGCGGGCGCGCTGTACTTCGTCGGCAACCTGCGCATCAGCCCCGACGCGGCCTTCAGCGTCAACTGGAGCGCGTTCGCGATCTTCATGGTGGTGATCGGCGGCATCGGCCGCATCGAAGGGCCGCTGGTCGGCGCGCTGGTCTTCTGGGCGCTCAACAAGTTCCTCAGCGACTACGGCACCTGGTACCTGCTGGGGCTCGGGCTGCTCGCGATCGTGACCACGCTGTTCTTCAAGCAGGGGCTCTGGGGTTTCGCGCAGCAGCGCTGGGGTTGGTCGCTGTTTCCCACGCAGCGCAGGCTGGTCGCCGGCAAGCCGTGA
- a CDS encoding branched-chain amino acid ABC transporter permease: MLETLLQGVLLGGLYTLFALGQSLMFGVMRLTNTAQGDFIILGAFAVIAGVSLAGAAAPWLVALAVLPVAFGFGYALQRWVLNGTLGKDPLPSLVVTFGLSIVIQNLLLELFSADPRAIETGGLGTRGLALGESLSLGVLPLIVLAVALVATGALQWLFAHTALGRSFRAVSDDREIAELMGLDAKKVYAFATAIAFVLIALAGALQGMRTTVSPSDGTLLLLFAFEAVIIGGMGSFWGTLAGAMILGIAQQVGFRLDPGWGIWFGHIVFLAVLVFRPQGLFPKTRG; the protein is encoded by the coding sequence ACACGCTGTTCGCGCTCGGCCAGTCGCTGATGTTCGGCGTCATGCGGCTCACGAACACGGCGCAGGGCGACTTCATCATCCTCGGCGCCTTCGCGGTGATCGCGGGCGTGTCGCTGGCCGGCGCCGCGGCGCCGTGGCTGGTCGCGCTCGCGGTGCTGCCCGTGGCCTTCGGCTTCGGCTACGCGCTGCAGCGCTGGGTGCTCAACGGCACGCTGGGCAAGGACCCGCTGCCCTCGCTGGTCGTCACCTTCGGCCTGTCGATCGTGATCCAGAACCTGCTGCTCGAGCTGTTCTCGGCCGACCCGCGCGCCATCGAGACCGGCGGCCTCGGCACGCGCGGCCTGGCGCTCGGCGAATCGCTGTCGCTCGGCGTGCTGCCGCTGATCGTGCTGGCCGTGGCGCTCGTGGCCACCGGCGCGCTGCAATGGCTGTTCGCGCACACGGCGCTGGGCCGGTCGTTCCGCGCCGTGTCGGACGACCGCGAGATCGCCGAGCTCATGGGGCTCGACGCGAAGAAGGTCTATGCCTTCGCGACCGCCATCGCCTTCGTGCTGATCGCGCTGGCAGGCGCGCTGCAGGGCATGCGCACCACGGTGTCGCCGTCGGACGGCACGCTGCTGCTGCTGTTCGCCTTCGAGGCCGTGATCATCGGCGGCATGGGCTCGTTCTGGGGCACGCTGGCCGGCGCCATGATCCTCGGCATCGCGCAGCAGGTGGGCTTCCGCCTCGATCCGGGCTGGGGCATCTGGTTCGGGCACATCGTGTTCCTCGCGGTGCTCGTGTTCCGGCCGCAGGGCCTTTTTCCCAAGACACGCGGATGA